One segment of Calypte anna isolate BGI_N300 chromosome 4A, bCalAnn1_v1.p, whole genome shotgun sequence DNA contains the following:
- the CYTL1 gene encoding cytokine-like protein 1, translating into MLLSLLALLSAALVTSAAPPTCYSRVLALSKEITESFKELQTSKAVVRTSCVLMLPRLYLDIHNYCVLARLREFVAYPRCERVLEVSELKEKARSLYTIMISYCRRDLVFLTDDCNALESPILPPTEPSILES; encoded by the exons ATGCTGCTGagcctccttgctctgctgTCGGCTGCCCTGGTCACCAGTGCAGCTCCTCCAACTTGCTACTCACGAGTGTTGGCACTGAGCAAAGAAATCACTGAGTCCTTTAAGGAGTTGCAGACCTCCAAAGCTGTGGTGA GGACTTCCTGTGTGCTGATGCTGCCCAGGCTCTACTTGGACATCCAT AATTACTGTGTGCTGGCAAGGCTCCGGGAGTTTGTGGCTTATCCCAGATGTGAAAGAGTCCTTGAAGTGAgtgaactgaaggaaaaagccAGGAGCCTCTACACCATCATGATCTCCTACTGCAGAAGG gaTCTGGTGTTCCTCACAGATGACTGCAATGCTCTGGAAAGTCCTATTCTGCCTCCCACGGAGCCCTCCATCCTTGAGAGCTAA